In Prionailurus viverrinus isolate Anna chromosome D1, UM_Priviv_1.0, whole genome shotgun sequence, the DNA window TGAGGAGAATAGTATTCCATTTGGTGTGAGCCCACAAAACGATTGCAAGACATTAGTGAATATCAAGACATGAAAAGTCCCTTTTCACATTCTCCTTAGTCatatatttctcaaaatattacttgttccttccttccaatGCAGACTGTGAAATTCTCAAGGCCAGGAGCAGTGAAACTACCTCCCCCGCTTTGGGTCCTTCATATGGAGTCTCTGTTATAAGATGATAGAGGGAACCAGGATAAGAGTGATGAGGAGGGCAAGTAACGGTACAGCAAAAGATGAAGGGAAATCTTAGAGGAACAGTGGAACCTTCAGGAAGAAAAACTTGGTGGATTTAGGACTGTGAGGCTCTGGACAactggagagagggaagacatTTATAAGGAAggctatataaaataaatgacttaaataAAGCATAGGAAAAATCCAAACCCCAAATCAAGCCTCCACTTGAATCCTTCTCTAAGGGAAAGTAAAATAGGCAGCAGGATCTGTTTCCCACATATGTAGCTATTTACGACCTCTCCTGTCATGGAGGCTAAGATATTAGATATATTTTCCCAAGGTCTGAACTAGCCCctcatttctttatgttttaaatgctttGCTATCCCATACCACGTACCCATTCGAGTGAGAGAtgcagaaataatttaaatacaccagtgcaatgaaaataaatattctttattaggCAGGAGCCAGATGTTCAAAGAATTTCATGATTTAGACATGTCCAGGTATTAAGGTCTGGGGACCAAGGGACTTTCCCTGGAAAGCAAGAAAGGGAGCTCAGTGGTATCTGTGGGCCAAGGCACTGGCCACACCAGCCACCACCTTCTGAAAGGCAGCCTGCACCTGGGGGTTGAATTCATGGCCAAAGTGGTGGGCCAGCACACACACCAGCACATTGCCCAGGAGCTGTGGGGAAGAGACAAGAGGTATGTACATGGTTAGCAGAGGGATCCAGCTTAGGCTCAGTGTACCCCAGCCCCATCCACAGATGCAAGTTGTGCACATAGAATATAAGCAGAAACGTACTGGATTTCAGATGCTGCTATTGATGTGACTCTAACCATATCAGCCTGattttacatttagaaatgtttctttccttctgaccTAAACTGGAACTTAAATATCACGGTTATTCTTTCAAACTATGTAAAGAAGCAATCATATTTTACCCTCCTTTCTTTCAAAGGAAGAGATAAGGGAAAAAATCATTAGACTAAAAAATTTTAGATGGATTAAGAGAAGTGTTTAAATTAAACACTCAAAGTTTAATTGAAACAATCAAGGAAAGTCattacagagaacaaaaagaGGACAAGCAAAGAGGGTGAAATAAAATAGTCCTGAATAGTCCATATTGGTGCAACTAGAATACCTCTTTCCCATTTTAAACAACATCCAGATATCCATAACCTTTACGGACAACATGAGCTTGtccagaaaagggaagagaaggagactaCCTCATAGACTCACCCTGAAGTTCTCGGGATCCACGTGCAGCTTGTCACAGTGCAGCTCGCTGAGCTTAGCAAAGGCGCCCTTGAGGTCGTCGATGTTTTTCAGGCCATCACTGAAGGAGTTCAGCACCTTCTTGCCATGGGCCTTCACCTTACTGTTGCTCATAATGGCATCAGCAGAAGACAGGTCCCCAAAGGACTGAAAGAACCTCTGAGTCCAGGGGTAGACAACCAGCAGCCTGAAGGGTGAAAACagcacagagggacagagggagtcAGTGCCTGTCAGAAGCCCCAGGGACTGAGCCTTCTCCACCTGCCCAGCATCCATTCACTCTCCTTAGACCTGCCTTGCAACCTGGATACCAACCTGCCCAGGGCCTCACCGCCAACTTCATCCACGTTCACCTTGCCCCACAGGCCATTGACCAGACCCTTCTCCTCAGCACTCAGAAATGACATGGTGTCTGTGTGGTTGCTAGCGAACACAGTTGTGCCAGAAACAAGTGTAAGCTGGTAGCTATCCCTGCTCTTCCTTTTATGCCCAGGCCTGATCTTACCCTCCCTGCTCCCGTGAGCAGATTGGCCCAGGCCTAGGTGTGGTCCTGCAGGGGGAGGTCTGAATGATGACAGCCATAGCCGTCCTTCAAATGTTCTAAATGTTTCaaaagcaaatacacacacacacacacacacacacacacacacacacattttgtttgACCTGTAGGCTTTGAGTTTCATTTTACTAAATTTAAACCTCCATTAGCTTTACCATTGCTTTACATTCAGACTGTTTCCAAGACTCTATTTCACACTCCTGATATCAGAGTTCAGGTGTAAGTGTGCAAAGGGAGGTCTGGACATATCTTTTGTAGATATGTCATGAGAAATTCAGAGGCCTTACTAAATAACAATATGgagtatgtttatattttaaatgtaacgTACCAAATTGTCAAAGCCATAGCTTTGCTATCTTGACTGACAGAAAGTAGCACCTACTTAGACTTCCCCTACCATTACTTGTACTCAGAAATGGTTCCCCTAAGTTCTGTTATATCTTCTTCCTTCAGTCTTCTTTGGCCATTAATGTATGGACCACTCTTTTGTGCTGACAACTGCTAGAGCCACCATCTTCCTGGCTTCCGGACAAGAACTGCTGTTCTATCTTACCGTTGCTTCTTAGCATGACTGAAGAGGGAAATGGACTTCTCCTTTTCTTACTCATGACTCTGCAGTGACAAGGCTGAAAGTTGTAATAAGACATCAAAAGCTCAGACTtatcagagaaaaataagaatatatgtgGCTATGTTCTGAGCCTCGGGCTCAAATCCTGATCAATATTTGAAGATTCTAGAAAGCTTCTAGACCCAGTgccctcttttccttttaaacttaTTTCTACCCTGTGAAGGGGAACCACAGGATGTCTGCTTTACCTTGATTCCAGCTCCATTGGGCACTaacatacacacgtacacatatgcacacatgtgcacacatgtgcacacacacacacacgcacacacacacagagtccccgagagagataattttttaaattttatttttctccagtatGTCAAGTTTGCACAGTTCTTAATGTTTTGAACCAGGATGGGCCTAGTCTGAGTGTAATGAAGAGTATGACTTCAAGATTCTCTTCATGACTATCCATCCTGAAGAAGATTCTCTTGATTGTCATCCAGAGGTATGTTGTTTTACGTGTTTCAAAAATGCCACTGAACCAAAACACTTTTGTACATGCAGTAGTGTTCAATTTTAAATCCCCTTCAGTCATCTAGGCATTTCAACAATCTAATACATATTTTCCTGGGTCAAGAAAGTTATCTTTTACACTTCTCTTCCAGATGCACAATCTCTCAATTACCTCAGTTTAGTatcctttcaaaaattaaattaaattaaattcataaaattaaataaagcaaaaataccCTAAGAAGAGCAGAACTCAGAAAAGTTATGGacatacagtttttaaaagtcgTAGCCTTATATGAAAAGCATTAAGTCAACCTAGCCATAACTTTGATAAAGTATGTGGTAATTATTACAAGATACTTAATGTTTCAGTTTATAATTGCCACTGGCATTTCCTCCACTGGGCTCAAGCTTTTATTGACATCGCTAAGTTGGCCATGGTGTTGACTAATGAAAAGCAAAGGGGCAATTTTTTCCCAAGTTAAATATGAAACTGTATATCTCCAGGGGCAGAATCTTGACTTCATTCTGGGAACTTTTACAAATATGTAAGGCATTAGTTCATAAGGCCCAATGTCCAGCAAACAAGGAACAGAAAGCAAATCTCTGATCGGTGTTTTACTTCCCTATGTGCTTCCTCATTGCATATTGTAGCATCAATACCAGAGGAACTCTATGCAATGGTCCCTTGCTCAGATTGTTCTCTAGTTCCACAGTTCAAAGATGGGGAATAATCACTTATTCATCCACTGACTATTTCATTTAGTACATATTCACTCACTGCCTATGGAGGAACTTAACAGAGCACGGTTGTCACATAGGACAGTATAAAATGGTCAGACACATTTATACAGCATAGAATGTGAGTGTGATGGataagaagaaatgttaaaaataagtagaagGGATGGGTTTGGAAGGATTTCCTTAGGCAATATTGGAAAGTTTATTAAGGCCAGGGTCCAAAGGCCTCACAAGTAATAAACAAGCATTGAATTTTGTCTAAAATGGGAGGGTGGGAGCAGGAATTATTTATGAGGGTTTTTGGGGCAAGTAAAAGATGGAAGTTATTCCTTAGAGCAGGAGCACTTGAGGAAGTGTGGTATTGAAAGCTACACTGCAAGCAAGGCATGtaggcaaaaaaagaaacaggacagTGTCTTGATCATTCATTATGTCTCCAGCTGAGCACAGTATTTTTTTAGTAAATGTTGGAAATAGATCAAAGCATTAGCCTGAAGGCTATGTCTTTTGTGTGAAGCCTTCCACAGAGGCCCTGTAATGCCAGTATTCTCTATGTATTTAAAACTGTCTGGACAATGCAAATGCTCAGGAGGGAGAAGTGTCCTACATTAGTGACTATGCATGGTGCccctccttttctcattttccttgacCTCTTTGAATAAAACATAAGAGCTTCCTATCTGTAGATCCTAAGGGATTTAGCATACCtccagacaaaaataaaataaaataaaataataaaataaaataaaataaaataaaataaaataaaataaaagtgaaatgacTCAGGAAGTTGAGTTAAAGTTCTTTATTAGACAGAAGTCATACCCTTGaaggtggacattatttcatcaaGTTCAGAAGATCGAATTTAGGGAACTAGGTTCTTCCAGTGGTCACCAGAAAATAGGCCATGACCTCAATGGTACTTGTGGGCCAAGGCACTGGCCACACCAGCCACCACCTTCTGAAAAGCAGCCTGCACCTGGGGGTTGAATTCATGGCCAAAGTGGTGGGCCAGCACACACACCAGCACGTTGCCCAGGAGCTGTGGGGAAGACATagatagaaaaatatacatgattAACAGAGAAATCAAGCTTGGCTTCTGAGAAACTGAGccaacaatctttttttttcctgcccatgCTCTAGCCCAAATTGATCTTCAGGTTATCTCCATAGGCAGAAATGAGTaaccatatatgtatgtatactgtatagttttattatatatgttttatataataagGAACAGATTAATTAGTCTGATGATGGCTGTTTTAGCAACTACTGCTTCCCTACTTCCCTACTTCTGGTCTACCATCCTAAGATAttcactttcctttcctttccattgaGTCTTGATTCCATAAAATTCCAATTATTCTTTAATTCTGAACTGATTTTTGGACTCTAGATGACATCTTGAGCCTCTGCCCTTTGAGGAGCCCTTCCAATCCCCATTTGGAGAGATAGAAAGACTATTCCAAGTGTAGAAGTAGAAGATGAGAGCTAGTATGTATAATTTGGGTACTGAGTAGGGAAAAAAattagggagaaaaagagagaagcaaaagatAAACTATTAAGTAAgagcttgattaaaaaaaaacaagaatgtgagaaaggaaacgaCGTGGAATActgaatgaaaaatatgaaactacatacattttgaaaagcattCAATGATGATATATTCTAAAGTAAAAAGGAAGCTGGAGGATGAACAGGTAGGTAAAGGAACCAGAGTAGAAGactagaaagtgaaaagaaaaaacaaacggAAGATATCCTAGACTCACCCTGAAGTTCTCGGGATCCACGTGCAGCTTGTCACAGTGCAGCTCGCTGAGCTTAGCAAAGGCGCCCTTGAGGTCGTCGATGTTTTTCAGGCCATCACTGAAGGAGTTCAGCACCTTCTTGCCATGGGCCTTCACCTTACTGTTGCTCATAATGGCATCAGCAGAAGACAGGTCCCCAAAGGACTGAAAGAACCTCTGAGTCCAGGGGTAGACAACCAGCAGCCTGAAGGGTGAAAACagcacagagggacagagggagtcAGTGCCTGTCAGAAGCCCCAGGGACTGAGCCTTCTCCACCTGCCCAGCATCCATTCACTCTCCTTAGGCTTGCCTTGCAACCTGGATACCAACCTGCCCAGGGCCTCACCGCCAACTTCATCCACGTTCACCTTGCCCCACAGGCCATTGACCAGACCCTTCTCCTCAGCACTCAGAAATCCCATGTTGTCTGTTTGTGTGGTTGCTAGCGAACACAGTTGTGTCAGAAGCAAATGTAAGCTGGTACTATCCCTGTTCTTCCTTTTATGCCCAGGCCTGATCTTACCCTCCCTGCTCCCGTGAGCAGATTGGCCCAGGCCTAGGTGTGGTCCTGCAGGGGGAGGTCTGAATGATGACAGCCATAGCCGTCCTTCAAATGTTCTAAATGTTTCaaaagcaaatacacacacacacacacacacacacacacacacacactggaatattactccgccATCAGAAAAGagtgaaatgttgccatttgcaacaatgtggatggaactagagtgtattacactaagcaaaacgaatcagagaaagacaaatactatatgatttcactcacatgtggaatttaagaagcaaagtacatggaatggaagaaaaaatgaaagaagatagaaacagagagggggacaaaccacaagagactcttaactgtagagaacaaactgagggttgctggaggagaggttggggggatgggctaaatgggtgatgggcattaaggatggcacttgtgttgaacactgggtgttacatgtaaatgatgaatcactgaattctactcttgaaaccaatactacgcTATATATTAACTAAgttaaatttgaataaaatcttggaagaaaaacaaaaacagaaaactttgtaatatatttgtgaggtaggaattattattccactttacaaacaaggaaattcATTCTGGGAAATGTTGACTAAACTTTTCGAGGTGATGGGGATGTAATTTGATCTTTTCCTGCTATTCCCAAAGCCCAGGCTTTTTGCTTCTATGCCAGGGGCTTGGGTATTGGAATTTGAAGTGATGGCCACAAAAATGGCTGTGCTCAACTGCCAGCTCCATACAAGAGACTCTCGGCATTTTCTGTTCTGAGAATaggttttcctcttttcattcaCCAGACAAGGAACCTGGCTATCATATGTGACTTCACTACTCTCTACTGACTCTCTTCCAAGTCCTGCGGTATCTTTGCCACAATGATACCTTACTTTTTTCTTAGTTTAATTGCCCCTGTGAAGTTCGGTCCTTTGCCCTCATTCTAATCACAGCACATTCCTATGGATAGATCCACGTTAGACCCTGTCTTGTCAGTTCTATATCCATACATGGATTAGTTTCCCTAAAATTCCCTATTCACTATGTTACTCGTGTGTGCAAGAAATTTCACTGGTACTTTGCTTATAATGAtagtttcttttctgctttttcctgGCAGGAGTGTCCCTAATTTTATGCCGCTGTGCTGCTTTCAAGGGACTGATTTCTCCTCTGTCACTTAGACCCTGCATTTGTCATTTTCCCACATTAATGGCCTTTTGTCTCCACCAAAGGAATTGGAAACATGTTCCAGGTCACAGAACTAGCAGGTGAGGTACAGATTCAAATCAAAGCAGTTACTTCCTATGCCTTAGAGACAGTTCCTCCATTAATACCACTGAAGACACTAGGGAAAGTTTAGAGCATGGTCCTTGCCTAGGTCTCTGGGTAGTCCCATCTGAACTCTATTACAGTTGATAAAAACATGTTTCTTATATTAAATGGAAGCAAAATATAGCACCAAAGAGCTCTGAGCCTATACAGTCCCCTCTGTGAACCCCAACTCACCACAACATTCTTCTTACATTTTTCTAGAGTATCTCCATTCACTCCCTTTTGCTGAAGACATTATTCAACTACTTTCCTTCCTAGAAGTACCTTCGTTTGAAgctactctttttttaagtttattgatttattttgagagggagagagagagagagagagagagagagagagagagaacaagtgggggaggggcagagaaggaaggagagagagagaatctaaagcaggctccacgacttcagtgtagagcccaatgcaggacttgaacgcacaaactgtgagatcatgacctgagctgaaaccaagagttggatgcttaactgactgagccacccaggtgcccaaagccACTCTTATCTTGAAGAATCTTATAAGGGtctcttctctatcctccccaAACTCCTTATTTCAAATAACCCCATTCCTTATAGGATTGCTTTCTTTTAGCTGAATCAACAtaagagataaagacagagagagaagacaaggaTGTTTCTTATAGAgcacaatgtttattttatttttatcatatagcACTTAAGTAAGGGGGCAGGACACTGCCCATCTGCAGGAGATGGACTCTTGGAACACAGGGCCATCCAGTAGGTGCCAACATGGTTAGATAAGCACCTCAGTGGTACCTGTGGGCCAGGGCATTAGCCACAGCAGTGGTCAGCTTCTGCCAAGCAGCTTGCACCTGTGGAGAAAACTCCTTGCTGAAGTGAGTTGCCAAGACAATCAAAATCATGTTGCCTAGAAGCTGGGGAGAGAGtggggataaaaagaaaatggtaccTAGTGAACAGAAAGCCTCAAGCTGGTCACATCCATTATCTTCCTGATAAGAGATTGAGTAACTTtcagggtcatgatcccacagaaGTTTACCATAATATGCTTGACATCGGCATCAATATGACTCCTAGCCCTGAACTTTCCATTGTGTCTGGCCTTCTCTCATTTGCCCTGCCAGCTTCCACATTAGAATATTGCTATGGATGGCTTCTCTTTTGTAGAGACTCTGTcgtttttttaagtaggattaTAGTACTGCGAGTATAGTCTAAGTCCCCAGATAATATGTACATTCAAATTGGTCACTCACATGACAAAGAATCTTCTGCCATGTATATGAGAGCATTCCATCACTGCTAAAGGGGGCAGGGTTCACAATCATCCATTGAAAAGATTGCTGTTATTTTGTCTTGCTTAGTCCAGGTTCTAAACTCAAGAATCATGCATAAATGTATTCATCATTTTTAGACAAAATTTCAATTACCAAAGGTAAGGCATTCTTCTTCCTGTAATTGTATGCTCAGGCCAAAACCATTTAACTCAGTTGTGGCCAGTGTTCTTCCCTGGTCATAATAATTGTTTCAGAAATATAAGATGGCCAGTGGTCTCCACTGGTCACAATAATTATCCTACTCCATCTTAACTATGACGTTTGGAACAACTTAACTACCAAAATCAAGCTCTTCCTTAAATATTACATCCCAACAATTACCTTCATAGAATCAGACTTAAGTACCTGTGTTTCCTAATGTACCCACAATGCAAATATCTGGGGTGAAggaacagagcacaagcatgcCTAGAACTCACCTTGaagttctcaggatccacatgcaTCTTGTCACAATGCAGCTCACTCAGCTCAGCAAAGGTGTCCTTGAGGTCATCCATATGTTTAACAGCGTTTCCAAAGGAAGTCAGTACCTTCTTGCCATGGGCCTTGACCTTGGGGTTGCCCATTATGGCAGACTCAGAGGATAAGTTGCCAAAATTGTCAAAGAACCTCTGGGTCCATGGATAAACAACCAGGAGCCTGTGGGATGATCATAGTCACAGACCAGATGCAAAGTCACAGTATGTAAGAAACCTGACCAGTTCCCCTTTCAGGAACACTTTCTGCCTTCCTGCCCCCCTCCAGTGCCTACCTTCCGAGGACCTCGCCTCCAACCAACTCCACGTTCACCTTGGCCCACAGGCTAACAACAGCAGCCTTCTCCTCAGCCGTAAAATGCACCATGGTATCTGGGAGCTTACTGGTGATCACTAAGGTGCCAAAAGCAAGtctgtgctgctgctgcttctccgtGTGGCCTTTTATTCATCACTTCTAGTTTCCAGGCCCTTGCTTCTCCCAATGAGGTGAGACTATTGGTCAAGTGTGGGTTGTCACCACCAGGGTGGGGTTTGGACAAGGGAGGGTCAGCAGGATGGACATTTGTGTCTCTGATAGTGTTGGGTGGCTCTATCAGGAGGATTCTGCTGCCCTTCCCCACCATCCACTATGCATGTCGTATCTCAGTCTTCCCACCCCATCAGCCCTGAGATGACCTGCAGGCTGACCATGAGGCATGACTAGAATTCAGAGGCGTAAGAATTAGAGATCTTCTGGGCATTGTGTCAGGTGTTTACAAGACATCACTCTGATGTTTTCTTTGGGTATAAAAGAAGCCATAGCTTTTCTTGGTCACCAGTTTTCCTAAAGCTTAGATGAGGCTTATACTTTTataagtgaagaagaaaagatcCCAATCCAGCTTCAGTTCAGAAATAGGACAGGTAAAAACTAAGTAATTTGGAGAACTGAGTACTGCCTGATTGTTGGTGAgttctattaaaatatatgtgcatCTCCTTGTCTGAACAATTTTGTTCACTCTGATTATACACACAGTGTCTCTGGCCAATAGGAACTATTAACTCAGTTGTTTCAAAAAGATACAGAATTGAGTATTGGAGAAAACTGAGTGTTCCACAGAAAATATTAGACTCTGTGGCCACAGCTAGGAATTAGGGGAGTTGTCTCTGGCATTTATTGTATCTACACTCCTTTGTTGTGGTTAACCATTCCTCATTTCTAATCAGGCAGAGGCAATCCTCACTGACAGTGTTTCACACACTACTATCCTGTAGCCTAATGTGCTTTGGTCTCATGCGTCTCAAACAAGCATTTATAGGTCTAGATGGGGCACACTTCCAGGGATAGAGGAAAtggtttatattatatatatatatttaaatataatatataattatatatatttttatattatatatgtatttatatttatatatgtatatatataataaaatataaatatatatatatatcatattatataaaatataaaaaatatatatgtatttttttcctctctctctctatctcagagTTTATTGTTCCCATGTTTTAAGCTCCAGGaagctggtttgtttgtttctcccgGAGATGACtcttacaaaaaatttttttttctcaatttaagaaataatctcCATGTGTATTTACAAAGGTACTCTAACATGTAAAGAGTTCAGCCCAATATATTAGTGTTGGATTTCTGCTAGTATAAAAGAAATCCTTTGTCTGTTTGATATAGTGAAGGCTTTTATCAATTTATCTTGGGAAAAAACTTACATTTACACTGTGGATAAGAATTGTTAAGGTTCTGGAAGCTACTTTATCATGACAGACTTGATTATCTGTGAGCTCTCAAGTCCAAGCTGTGCTGATGTGAACACTTTGGTAcagagatataaagaaaaaatgtgtgaATCAATCCCAAAAAGATTTCTTCAAGGGAAGAAGTCAATGACATAAAAGAAACCCAAGGAAATGTTGACCACAGCCAGGAATCCCACCTACCCTTAGCCATGTGCATGGTCGGAGGGAAAGGCTCAGGGCCCTTGTTCCCTGATGGCCCTGGTGCTTGTTTGGCCCACTGTGTGCACACTGGGACCCCACAGACTTGGGGATATCTGCATCTCTGAATGTTGGCAAATAGCCTCCCACATTTCCAGCAAACCAACAATGATTCTGGTAGTTACCTCTAACTCCTGCTTTTCTCTCACCTTCTTTAGACAATTACTTTGCAAGAATTTTTTA includes these proteins:
- the LOC125147157 gene encoding hemoglobin subunit beta-1, whose protein sequence is MSFLSAEEKGLVNGLWGKVNVDEVGGEALGRLLVVYPWTQRFFQSFGDLSSADAIMSNSKVKAHGKKVLNSFSDGLKNIDDLKGAFAKLSELHCDKLHVDPENFRLLGNVLVCVLAHHFGHEFNPQVQAAFQKVVAGVASALAHRYH
- the LOC125146946 gene encoding hemoglobin subunit beta-2 isoform X2, producing MDAGQVEKAQSLGLLTGTDSLCPSVLFSPFRLLVVYPWTQRFFQSFGDLSSADAIMSNSKVKAHGKKVLNSFSDGLKNIDDLKGAFAKLSELHCDKLHVDPENFRLLGNVLVCVLAHHFGHEFNPQVQAAFQKVVAGVASALAHKYH
- the LOC125146946 gene encoding hemoglobin subunit beta-2 isoform X1; amino-acid sequence: MGFLSAEEKGLVNGLWGKVNVDEVGGEALGRLLVVYPWTQRFFQSFGDLSSADAIMSNSKVKAHGKKVLNSFSDGLKNIDDLKGAFAKLSELHCDKLHVDPENFRLLGNVLVCVLAHHFGHEFNPQVQAAFQKVVAGVASALAHKYH
- the LOC125146948 gene encoding hemoglobin subunit epsilon-2, whose protein sequence is MVHFTAEEKAAVVSLWAKVNVELVGGEVLGRLLVVYPWTQRFFDNFGNLSSESAIMGNPKVKAHGKKVLTSFGNAVKHMDDLKDTFAELSELHCDKMHVDPENFKLLGNMILIVLATHFSKEFSPQVQAAWQKLTTAVANALAHRYH